The Miltoncostaea oceani genome includes a region encoding these proteins:
- a CDS encoding metal-dependent transcriptional regulator — MGRSHTVDDYLEAIYFLATPVGEYGPIVKEAPVPAARVAEMLSVTPPTASEMLKRLEAEGLVERGPRKGPLLTKLGREQAERVVRHHRIIERFLTDFMGYTPAESHVHADELGDAFSDEMVERLAEQLGHPDRCPHGWPVDTTHEQEENRELRALSQIESGDARIVRLAEHDGDLLHWFYDQGLVPGTELTVLHADHAAGQLTIEIDGAERAIGERAAAGLYVLPA; from the coding sequence ATGGGACGTTCACACACGGTCGATGACTACCTCGAGGCGATCTACTTCCTCGCCACCCCGGTCGGTGAGTACGGCCCGATCGTCAAGGAGGCGCCGGTCCCCGCGGCCCGCGTCGCCGAGATGCTCAGCGTCACGCCGCCGACGGCGAGCGAGATGCTGAAGCGGCTCGAGGCGGAGGGGCTCGTGGAGCGCGGCCCGCGCAAGGGACCGCTGCTCACCAAGCTCGGCCGCGAGCAGGCGGAGCGCGTGGTGCGCCACCACCGCATCATCGAGCGGTTCCTGACCGACTTCATGGGATACACGCCCGCCGAGTCGCACGTCCACGCCGACGAGCTCGGCGACGCGTTCTCGGACGAGATGGTCGAGCGCCTCGCCGAGCAGCTCGGGCACCCCGACCGCTGCCCCCACGGCTGGCCGGTGGACACCACGCACGAGCAGGAGGAGAACCGCGAGCTGCGGGCCCTCTCCCAGATCGAGTCCGGCGACGCGCGCATCGTGCGCCTCGCCGAGCACGACGGCGACCTCCTCCACTGGTTCTACGACCAGGGCCTCGTCCCCGGCACCGAACTGACCGTGCTCCACGCCGACCACGCGGCCGGCCAGCTGACGATCGAGATCGACGGCGCCGAGCGCGCCATCGGCGAGCGCGCCGCCGCCGGGCTGTACGTCCTCCCCGCCTGA
- a CDS encoding peptidylprolyl isomerase — translation MTRSPRVLAAALAVAALLGAAGCGGDDGPDGASAPAPVVTNFAGDVCSAREPDPDPEPATYPAPPPVTIDPSVDYTATLETSCGTIVIALDADAAPIAVNNFVFLAREGFYDGLRFHRVVTGFVIQGGDPEGDGRGGPGYTFPDELPDDGYPAGSVAMVNSGPDTNGSQFFIVTGAAELPNVYSRFGTVTRGLDVARAIEAFADPNADPGDPSSQTPSDPVYVYSVTITES, via the coding sequence GTGACCCGGTCCCCACGCGTGCTCGCGGCGGCGCTGGCGGTCGCCGCCCTGCTCGGCGCGGCCGGCTGCGGCGGCGACGACGGACCCGACGGGGCGAGCGCACCCGCCCCCGTCGTCACCAACTTCGCCGGCGACGTCTGCTCCGCCCGCGAGCCCGACCCGGACCCCGAGCCCGCGACGTACCCGGCGCCGCCCCCGGTGACCATCGACCCGTCGGTCGACTACACCGCCACGCTCGAGACCTCGTGCGGGACGATCGTGATCGCGCTCGACGCCGACGCCGCCCCGATCGCGGTCAACAACTTCGTGTTCCTGGCGCGCGAGGGCTTCTACGACGGCCTCCGGTTCCACCGGGTGGTGACGGGCTTCGTCATCCAGGGCGGCGACCCCGAGGGCGACGGCCGGGGCGGCCCCGGCTACACGTTCCCCGACGAGCTCCCCGACGACGGGTACCCCGCGGGGTCCGTCGCCATGGTGAACTCGGGCCCCGACACCAACGGCTCCCAGTTCTTCATCGTCACGGGCGCCGCGGAGCTCCCGAACGTCTACTCGCGCTTCGGGACCGTCACCCGGGGGCTCGACGTCGCCCGCGCCATCGAGGCGTTCGCCGACCCGAACGCGGACCCCGGTGACCCGTCGTCGCAGACGCCGTCCGACCCCGTCTACGTCTACTCGGTCACGATCACCGAGAGCTGA
- a CDS encoding protoporphyrinogen/coproporphyrinogen oxidase, with the protein MARRARPPGGGRRHLSTTPPDADLLVLGGGPAGVGAAFRAARDGHRVTLLERAPRLGGAAASHTVAGHRVDLGSHRLHASIDPGILDELRALLGDDLQERVRNGRIRLEGRWIGFPLRPLDLVRHMPPGMTLGALRDMATARRRAPRRDTFDEVLRAALGPTICDRFYLPYARKIWGVDPSELSGEQARRRVAARSPGGLARRLVARGAAGKRTFLSPARGYGQITEALADAARAHGARIETGTEVTAVALGTGGARVTLADGRELSAPRVWSTIPLTALAAMARPAPPDDVRAAAGALRFRAMLLVYLVLDTPRFTPFDAHYLPDGDTPLTRVSEPKNYRDGDDPAATTVLCAEIPCDPGDALWTASDADLGRIAADGLVACGLPRPRVVAVEVARLPQAYPVLREGFAVHLERLDAWADAQPSLLTLGRQGLFVHDNAHHALAMAWAAADCLRPDGGFDDAAWAAARARFATHVVED; encoded by the coding sequence GTGGCCCGCCGGGCACGCCCTCCCGGCGGCGGTCGCCGCCACCTGAGCACGACCCCGCCCGACGCCGATCTGCTGGTGCTGGGCGGCGGCCCCGCCGGTGTCGGCGCCGCCTTCCGCGCCGCCCGCGACGGGCACCGGGTCACCCTCCTCGAACGCGCACCCCGGCTCGGCGGGGCCGCGGCGAGCCACACCGTCGCGGGGCACCGGGTCGACCTCGGCAGCCACCGGCTGCACGCCTCCATCGACCCGGGGATCCTGGACGAGCTGCGGGCGCTGCTCGGGGACGACCTGCAGGAACGCGTCCGCAACGGGCGCATCCGCCTCGAGGGCCGCTGGATCGGGTTCCCCCTGCGCCCCCTCGACCTGGTGCGCCACATGCCGCCGGGGATGACGCTCGGCGCGCTGCGCGACATGGCGACCGCCCGGCGGCGCGCCCCGCGGCGCGACACGTTCGACGAGGTGCTGCGGGCCGCCCTCGGCCCGACGATCTGCGACCGCTTCTACCTCCCCTACGCCCGCAAGATCTGGGGGGTGGACCCGTCGGAGCTGAGCGGCGAGCAGGCGCGCCGGCGCGTCGCGGCACGCTCGCCCGGCGGGCTGGCGCGACGGCTCGTCGCCCGCGGCGCCGCCGGCAAGCGCACGTTCCTCTCCCCCGCCCGCGGCTACGGCCAGATCACCGAGGCGCTCGCCGACGCCGCCCGCGCCCACGGGGCCCGCATCGAGACCGGGACCGAGGTCACCGCCGTCGCGCTCGGGACCGGCGGCGCGCGCGTCACCCTGGCCGACGGGCGCGAGCTGTCGGCGCCCCGGGTCTGGTCGACGATCCCCCTCACGGCCCTCGCCGCGATGGCGCGGCCCGCGCCCCCGGACGACGTCCGCGCCGCGGCCGGGGCCCTGCGCTTCCGCGCGATGCTCCTCGTCTACCTCGTGCTCGACACCCCGCGGTTCACGCCGTTCGACGCCCACTACCTGCCGGACGGGGACACGCCGCTGACGCGCGTCTCGGAGCCGAAGAACTACCGCGACGGCGACGACCCCGCCGCGACGACGGTGCTGTGCGCCGAGATCCCGTGCGACCCGGGCGACGCGTTGTGGACGGCGTCCGACGCCGACCTCGGGAGGATCGCGGCCGACGGGCTCGTGGCCTGCGGCCTACCGCGCCCGCGCGTCGTGGCGGTGGAGGTGGCCCGCCTGCCCCAGGCCTACCCCGTCCTGCGCGAGGGCTTCGCGGTGCACCTGGAGCGCCTGGACGCGTGGGCCGACGCGCAGCCCTCCCTGCTCACCCTGGGCCGCCAGGGGCTGTTCGTCCACGACAACGCCCACCACGCGCTCGCCATGGCGTGGGCCGCCGCCGACTGCCTGCGCCCGGACGGCGGGTTCGACGACGCCGCGTGGGCCGCCGCCCGCGCGCGGTTCGCGACGCATGTCGTCGAGGACTGA
- a CDS encoding FEA1-related lipoprotein (This lipoprotein, of unknown function, is related to FEA1 (Fe-assimilating protein 1) from Chlamydomonas reinhardtii (see PF07692).) — protein sequence MGRSRIAAAAAVAALALGGVAAGCGDDDGADVRNVGETAGSASGSASGSGSGSGSASGVSGSTTATEPFGGYAPASDVAGHAKVTRDVAAINAILDEDPVDFAAAAALYRDGRNSIAGDGTTRTLAGFATEAREEPVWDDYVAFYDDPAWLDTFVTDALEGTGTFAGASDDVRAQGVQKGIQNGVMVAWTLHELTAARADVAAGEIAPADGAPHKVDEAWAFYHGEDPTGAPFATADKRGADFGTGSAVNTAVLDRIEAARDAAVAGDAAALDAAVAEVTRQITITYVQAALKYAATADAELAEGDEAEARVQQAEGLAFFRVVAPLVAAADPGAARTTLDALDVTAGPTAGMGDRVATALEGAYEGLGITPAEIGTFTDG from the coding sequence ATGGGACGTTCACGGATCGCGGCCGCGGCCGCGGTGGCGGCGCTCGCGCTGGGAGGGGTCGCCGCCGGGTGCGGCGACGACGACGGGGCCGACGTGCGCAACGTCGGCGAGACGGCCGGCTCCGCGTCGGGGTCGGCGTCGGGCTCCGGCTCCGGGTCGGGGTCGGCGAGCGGGGTGTCCGGGTCCACCACGGCGACGGAGCCGTTCGGCGGCTACGCGCCGGCGTCGGACGTCGCGGGCCACGCGAAGGTGACGCGGGACGTCGCGGCGATCAACGCCATCCTCGACGAGGACCCCGTCGACTTCGCGGCCGCCGCGGCCCTCTACCGGGACGGCCGCAACTCGATCGCCGGCGACGGGACGACGCGCACGCTCGCCGGGTTCGCCACCGAGGCCCGCGAGGAGCCCGTGTGGGACGACTACGTCGCCTTCTACGACGACCCGGCGTGGCTCGACACCTTCGTGACCGACGCCCTGGAGGGCACCGGCACGTTCGCGGGCGCCTCCGACGACGTCCGTGCGCAGGGGGTGCAGAAGGGGATCCAGAACGGCGTGATGGTCGCCTGGACGCTGCACGAGCTGACCGCGGCGCGGGCCGACGTGGCGGCGGGGGAGATCGCCCCGGCCGACGGCGCGCCGCACAAGGTCGACGAGGCGTGGGCCTTCTACCACGGCGAGGACCCGACGGGCGCGCCGTTCGCGACGGCCGACAAGCGCGGCGCGGACTTCGGCACCGGGTCGGCCGTGAACACCGCGGTCCTCGACCGGATCGAGGCCGCCCGCGACGCCGCCGTGGCGGGTGACGCCGCGGCCCTCGACGCCGCGGTCGCGGAGGTGACGCGCCAGATCACGATCACCTACGTCCAGGCGGCGCTGAAGTACGCGGCGACCGCCGACGCGGAGCTCGCCGAGGGCGACGAGGCGGAGGCCCGCGTCCAGCAGGCGGAGGGCCTCGCCTTCTTCCGGGTGGTGGCCCCGCTCGTCGCGGCGGCCGACCCGGGGGCCGCGCGCACGACCCTCGACGCCCTGGACGTCACCGCCGGCCCGACGGCCGGGATGGGCGACCGGGTCGCGACGGCGCTCGAGGGCGCCTACGAGGGCCTCGGGATCACGCCGGCCGAGATCGGGACGTTCACGGACGGGTAG
- a CDS encoding ABC transporter ATP-binding protein, whose protein sequence is MRARPETAVPVTGDRPSGPAPVSVTGLSKSYGDVPVLRDVELRVPAGALVALLGPSGCGKTTLLRTIAGLERHTAGEVRVGDRLLAGPGTFVPPERRRVGMVFQDGAVFPHLSVARNVGYGLPRRTPDRDARIADALELVGLAGYGDRSPATLSGGQLQRVALARALAPRPAVILLDEPFSSLDAPLRAELRGEVRRMLTAIDATALFVTHDQEEAFVVGDEVALMLDGRVVQQGPPTLLYEQPASREIAAFIGDANFVPGDADGDGARTALGWIPLVGAPEGAVEVMVRPERVVATAGATATVDAIEYFGHDAVYRVRLDDGVVLRSRVIGAPALAPGDRVDLGFTGPPAVAWPAGHALPAAVAAT, encoded by the coding sequence ATGCGTGCGCGTCCAGAGACCGCGGTCCCGGTGACGGGCGACCGTCCGAGCGGGCCCGCGCCGGTGTCGGTCACCGGCCTCTCCAAGTCGTACGGTGACGTCCCCGTGCTCCGCGACGTCGAGCTCCGGGTGCCCGCGGGGGCACTCGTCGCGCTGCTCGGCCCGAGCGGATGCGGCAAGACCACGCTGCTGCGGACGATCGCCGGACTCGAGCGCCACACCGCCGGCGAGGTGCGCGTCGGGGACCGGCTGCTCGCCGGACCCGGCACGTTCGTCCCGCCGGAGCGGCGGCGGGTCGGCATGGTCTTCCAGGACGGGGCGGTCTTCCCCCACCTGAGCGTCGCCCGCAACGTCGGCTACGGCCTCCCCCGCCGCACCCCCGACCGCGACGCCCGCATCGCCGACGCCCTCGAGCTTGTCGGTCTCGCCGGGTACGGCGACCGGTCGCCCGCGACCCTCTCCGGCGGCCAGCTGCAGCGGGTCGCCCTGGCGCGCGCGCTCGCGCCGCGACCGGCGGTGATCCTGCTCGACGAGCCGTTCTCCAGCCTCGACGCCCCCCTCCGCGCCGAGCTGCGCGGCGAGGTGCGCCGCATGCTCACCGCGATCGACGCGACCGCCCTGTTCGTGACCCACGACCAGGAGGAGGCCTTCGTCGTCGGCGACGAGGTCGCCCTCATGCTCGACGGCCGCGTCGTGCAGCAGGGCCCGCCGACCCTCCTCTACGAGCAGCCCGCCTCGCGGGAGATCGCGGCGTTCATCGGCGACGCGAACTTCGTGCCCGGCGACGCCGACGGCGACGGCGCCCGCACCGCGCTCGGCTGGATCCCCCTCGTCGGGGCGCCCGAAGGCGCCGTCGAGGTGATGGTCCGCCCCGAGCGGGTCGTCGCGACCGCCGGCGCGACGGCCACCGTCGACGCGATCGAGTACTTCGGCCACGACGCCGTGTACCGCGTCCGCCTCGACGACGGCGTCGTGCTGCGCTCGAGGGTCATCGGCGCCCCGGCGCTCGCGCCCGGCGACCGGGTCGACCTCGGGTTCACCGGCCCACCGGCCGTCGCGTGGCCCGCCGGGCACGCCCTCCCGGCGGCGGTCGCCGCCACCTGA